The Eleftheria terrae genome has a window encoding:
- a CDS encoding OmpA family protein has protein sequence MTPFRHAALSGAVAAACLAMAAQVVAQPASQQPMPPDAHCGTDARGRFNDRCTADRRAVEVHGVDRLPETSERELPKLTFILGDERTLQERRHEDSVQLPGAAEDRSDTHTPRFDSGADLLKPEDRRRLDDIVAKVKGRPQLRFEIVGHTDVQRISRSLRARFPDNQALGLARAHQVGRYLTQQLGLPETAYQAASKGPDQPRAEPREAPANWAANRRVEVSVYWQEEAAPRAMSSVRLERSDPTECNMLTPYAEGDGPLRITIDGDPQLGKDSSSADRQRCIDVRLERHRLRLQYDSLAQSRRLNAAAWPTTVAAGDTVRFAGYSNYLLFLKKAELRVYTANDVRQARLLATVPLDRELRGQWQVPPGLAERFADAAGGKLYYRLRVYDATGNFDETGDFTLTLGDRPTAADVQARADKELMAAYGDSRLAITNIAVRGGTVTASGEAIRADQKVRALGHAVPVDAHGRFVFQQIVPRRVHTGEIAVLDADGSQRVYRRDFEVPQEDWFFVGQADLTVGHHRVRGPAEAVRQDERYGSKHWEEGRLAFYAKGQLNERWTLTASVDTEERALDELWKNLDRKDAASLFRRMDPADSWSTFGDDSTTIEDAPTQGRVYLKVDDGRSHALWGNFKLALNETELAQVSRGLYGLHGRYAGTESTEAGDARLRIDAYAAEPGTLSAREELRGTGGSLYYLRNQDLTRGAERVHVEVRDRDSGLVLLRRQLVPASDYEVDYLQGRVLLSAPLPSLSDDGSIVRAGGLTGQPTFLVVDYEYAPLLSSLDTLAVGGRVSWWATDALRVGMTASRQQQVGGDQRLGGVDLMLRKTETTYLKAEVARSEGPGTTQLTSLDGGYHFSGAPLDRDTDASAFRVEGQADLRDFGLTKAGRAGAYVQVREAGFSAPGQLAANETRQAGVSGSLALNDRTELKLKADRRDEEQGYDSDAAEAQLGVQLTPNWKLWGHLRHDRKDTDAVVTSPSLPATQAVEGERTDVGLQLDFDSLRDWSVYGFLQGTARRTGTRRDNDRGGLGGRYRVNDKLALHGELSGGDGGLAGKAGVDYQYDDRSSVYLTYVQDTGRTDENTLGRGGTMVTGLKSRVGEGWSAYTEHRHSTGAQPGLTHAYGVQYAPDTRWTVGVHLETGRVGRETLGELERQAVALSAGYATEQVRYSGGVEYRDDRGTADHRQSWLLKNALSYKVGDDARWLAKLNWADSDSSQGALAAARYTEAVLGYAFRPVLNDKLNLLFKYTYLYDLSSPGQVSVTGVTSQAVSSTGIDYQQRSHVWAADVNYDLSPRWTIGGRYAWRRGELKPSRDDAAPWFESTATLAVLRVDWKVVRQWDWLVELRSLRAEELKDRRTGWLTAGYYHLNENFKVGIGYNFTNFSDELTDLDYRSRGWFLNMLGKF, from the coding sequence ATGACCCCCTTTCGCCACGCCGCGCTGTCTGGCGCCGTCGCGGCCGCCTGCCTGGCCATGGCCGCGCAGGTCGTCGCCCAACCCGCCAGCCAGCAGCCCATGCCACCGGACGCCCACTGCGGCACCGATGCGCGCGGCCGCTTCAACGACCGCTGCACCGCCGACCGGCGGGCGGTGGAGGTCCATGGCGTCGACCGCCTGCCCGAGACCTCCGAGCGCGAGCTGCCCAAGCTGACCTTCATCCTGGGCGACGAGCGCACGCTGCAGGAGCGACGCCACGAGGACAGCGTGCAGCTGCCCGGTGCGGCCGAGGACCGCAGCGACACCCACACGCCGCGCTTCGACTCCGGCGCCGACCTGCTGAAACCCGAGGACCGTCGCCGGCTGGACGACATCGTGGCCAAGGTCAAGGGCCGGCCGCAGCTGCGTTTCGAGATCGTCGGCCATACCGACGTGCAGCGGATCAGCCGCTCGCTCCGGGCGCGCTTTCCCGACAACCAGGCGCTCGGCCTGGCCCGTGCGCACCAGGTGGGCCGCTACCTCACGCAGCAGCTCGGCCTGCCCGAGACGGCCTACCAGGCCGCATCGAAGGGACCGGACCAGCCCCGTGCCGAGCCGCGGGAGGCGCCTGCCAACTGGGCCGCCAACCGGCGCGTGGAAGTCAGCGTCTACTGGCAGGAAGAAGCCGCCCCGCGCGCGATGTCGTCGGTGCGTCTGGAACGCAGCGACCCGACCGAGTGCAACATGCTGACGCCGTATGCCGAAGGCGACGGCCCCTTGCGCATCACCATCGACGGCGATCCGCAACTCGGCAAGGACTCGTCCAGCGCGGATCGCCAGCGCTGCATCGACGTTCGCCTGGAACGGCACCGGCTTCGCCTGCAGTACGACAGCCTGGCGCAGAGCCGGCGCCTCAACGCGGCCGCCTGGCCGACCACGGTGGCGGCGGGCGACACCGTCCGGTTTGCCGGCTACAGCAACTACCTGCTGTTCCTGAAGAAGGCAGAGCTGCGCGTCTACACCGCCAATGACGTTCGACAGGCGCGCCTGCTGGCCACGGTGCCGCTCGACCGCGAGCTGCGCGGGCAGTGGCAGGTGCCGCCCGGCCTCGCGGAGCGTTTCGCCGATGCAGCCGGCGGCAAGCTGTACTACCGGCTGCGCGTGTACGACGCCACCGGCAATTTCGACGAGACGGGCGACTTCACCCTCACGCTCGGCGACCGTCCCACCGCGGCGGACGTGCAAGCGCGGGCCGACAAGGAATTGATGGCCGCCTACGGCGACAGCCGCCTGGCGATCACCAACATCGCAGTGCGCGGCGGCACGGTGACGGCCAGCGGCGAAGCGATCCGGGCCGACCAGAAGGTCCGGGCGCTGGGCCATGCCGTCCCGGTCGACGCGCACGGGCGCTTCGTCTTCCAGCAGATCGTGCCGCGCCGCGTGCACACTGGCGAAATCGCGGTGCTGGATGCCGATGGCAGCCAGCGCGTCTACCGGCGCGACTTCGAGGTGCCGCAGGAAGACTGGTTTTTCGTCGGCCAGGCCGACCTCACCGTGGGCCACCATCGCGTGCGGGGGCCGGCCGAGGCCGTCCGCCAGGACGAGCGGTACGGCAGCAAGCACTGGGAAGAGGGCCGCCTGGCCTTCTATGCCAAGGGACAGCTCAACGAGCGCTGGACCCTCACCGCCAGTGTCGACACCGAGGAGCGGGCGCTCGACGAGCTGTGGAAGAACCTGGACCGCAAGGACGCGGCCTCGCTGTTCCGCCGGATGGACCCGGCCGATTCCTGGTCCACCTTCGGCGACGATTCGACCACCATCGAAGACGCACCGACCCAGGGGCGGGTCTACCTCAAGGTGGACGACGGGCGATCGCACGCGCTGTGGGGCAACTTCAAGCTGGCCCTCAACGAGACCGAGCTGGCCCAGGTGAGCCGCGGGCTGTACGGCCTGCACGGCCGGTATGCCGGCACCGAGTCCACCGAGGCCGGCGATGCGCGGCTGCGGATCGACGCCTATGCGGCGGAGCCCGGCACCTTGTCGGCCCGGGAAGAGCTGCGCGGCACCGGCGGCTCGCTCTACTACCTGCGCAACCAGGACCTGACCCGGGGCGCCGAGCGCGTCCATGTCGAGGTGCGCGACCGCGACTCGGGCCTGGTGCTCTTGCGGCGGCAGCTGGTGCCGGCCTCCGACTACGAGGTCGACTATCTGCAGGGCCGGGTGCTGCTGAGTGCGCCGCTGCCCAGCCTGTCGGACGACGGCAGCATCGTGCGTGCCGGCGGGCTGACCGGGCAGCCCACCTTCCTGGTGGTGGACTATGAATACGCGCCGCTGCTGAGCTCGCTCGACACGCTCGCGGTCGGCGGCCGGGTGTCCTGGTGGGCGACCGATGCGCTGCGTGTCGGCATGACCGCCTCGCGCCAGCAGCAGGTGGGCGGCGACCAACGCCTGGGCGGCGTGGACCTGATGCTGCGCAAGACCGAGACCACCTATCTGAAGGCCGAAGTGGCACGCAGCGAAGGCCCGGGCACCACCCAGCTCACCTCGCTCGACGGCGGCTATCACTTCTCGGGAGCGCCGCTGGATCGCGACACCGACGCCAGCGCGTTCCGGGTGGAAGGCCAGGCCGACCTGCGCGACTTCGGGCTGACGAAGGCGGGCCGTGCCGGTGCCTATGTGCAGGTGCGCGAAGCCGGCTTCTCGGCGCCGGGGCAGCTGGCGGCCAACGAAACGCGCCAGGCCGGCGTGTCTGGCTCCTTGGCCCTCAACGACCGCACCGAGCTGAAGCTCAAGGCGGATCGTCGTGACGAAGAGCAGGGCTACGACAGCGATGCGGCCGAGGCCCAGCTCGGCGTGCAGCTCACGCCGAACTGGAAGCTGTGGGGCCACCTGCGCCACGATCGCAAGGACACCGATGCCGTGGTCACCAGCCCCTCGCTGCCCGCCACCCAGGCGGTGGAAGGCGAGCGCACCGATGTCGGTCTGCAGCTGGACTTCGACAGCCTGCGCGACTGGAGCGTCTACGGCTTCCTGCAAGGCACCGCGCGCCGCACCGGCACGCGGCGTGACAACGACCGCGGCGGCCTGGGCGGCCGCTACCGTGTGAACGACAAGCTGGCGCTGCATGGCGAGCTGTCTGGCGGCGATGGGGGCCTGGCTGGCAAGGCGGGCGTCGACTACCAGTACGACGACCGCTCCAGCGTGTACCTGACCTATGTCCAGGACACCGGCCGCACCGACGAGAACACCCTGGGCCGCGGCGGCACCATGGTCACCGGCTTGAAGTCGCGCGTCGGCGAAGGGTGGAGCGCCTACACCGAGCACCGCCACAGCACCGGCGCGCAGCCCGGGCTCACCCATGCCTACGGCGTGCAGTACGCCCCGGACACCCGCTGGACGGTGGGCGTGCACCTGGAGACCGGCCGGGTCGGCCGGGAAACCCTGGGCGAGCTGGAGCGCCAGGCGGTGGCCCTGTCCGCCGGCTATGCCACCGAGCAGGTCCGCTACAGCGGCGGCGTCGAGTACCGGGATGACCGCGGCACGGCCGACCATCGGCAGAGCTGGCTGCTGAAGAACGCCTTGAGCTACAAGGTGGGCGACGACGCCCGCTGGCTTGCCAAGCTGAACTGGGCCGACAGCGACAGCTCGCAGGGCGCGCTCGCCGCCGCCAGGTACACCGAGGCCGTGCTCGGCTATGCCTTCCGCCCGGTGCTCAACGACAAGCTCAACCTGCTGTTCAAGTACACCTACCTGTACGACCTGTCGTCACCAGGCCAGGTCTCGGTGACCGGGGTGACGTCGCAGGCGGTGTCGAGCACCGGCATCGACTACCAGCAGCGCAGCCATGTGTGGGCGGCCGACGTCAACTACGACCTGAGCCCCCGGTGGACCATCGGCGGCCGGTATGCCTGGCGCCGTGGCGAGCTCAAGCCGAGCCGCGACGACGCCGCCCCCTGGTTCGAGAGCACGGCGACGCTGGCGGTGCTGCGGGTGGACTGGAAGGTCGTGCGGCAGTGGGACTGGCTGGTCGAGCTGCGTTCGCTGCGCGCCGAGGAGCTGAAAGACCGGCGCACGGGCTGGCTGACCGCCGGCTACTACCACCTCAACGAGAACTTCAAGGTCGGCATCGGCTACAACTTCACCAACTTCTCTGACGAGTTGACGGACCTGGACTACCGCAGCCGCGGCTGGTTCCTCAACATGTTGGGCAAGTTCTGA
- a CDS encoding aminoglycoside adenylyltransferase family protein, translated as MERSTPPEEIAPQLAGALTVIEGHLAGILECVHLFGSAVEGGLKPHSDIDLLVTVRTSSTEATRQAVMSALLGVSAPPGASAGEGRLRPLEVTVIALPDIVPWRHPARRQLQFGEWLREELQAGHFEPPMPDHDLAILLTKVRQRSMALRGPEAATVLPPVPPADLMQALLDTVAQWRTPADWAGDERNVVLALARICFTAATGEIASKDGAAVWLLERLPATHRAVLADAKAAYLGQSADHLASRPADVAAWILHVKAAVTHGPRAAS; from the coding sequence ATGGAAAGAAGCACTCCGCCCGAAGAGATCGCGCCCCAGTTGGCCGGCGCCCTGACAGTGATCGAAGGCCACCTGGCTGGCATCCTTGAATGCGTCCACCTGTTCGGCTCTGCGGTCGAGGGTGGATTGAAGCCGCACAGCGACATCGACCTGTTGGTGACCGTGCGCACGTCCTCCACCGAAGCCACCCGCCAGGCGGTGATGAGCGCGCTGCTCGGCGTTTCGGCGCCGCCTGGCGCCAGCGCTGGCGAGGGAAGGCTGCGCCCGCTGGAAGTGACGGTGATCGCGCTGCCGGACATTGTTCCATGGCGCCACCCTGCTCGGCGTCAGCTGCAGTTTGGCGAATGGTTGCGCGAGGAGCTACAGGCCGGCCACTTCGAGCCCCCCATGCCGGACCACGATCTCGCGATCCTGCTGACCAAGGTGCGTCAGCGCAGCATGGCCCTGCGTGGGCCTGAGGCCGCCACCGTGCTGCCGCCGGTACCGCCCGCCGACCTCATGCAGGCCCTGCTCGACACCGTGGCGCAGTGGCGTACACCGGCCGACTGGGCCGGCGACGAACGCAACGTGGTGCTCGCGCTCGCGCGCATTTGTTTCACGGCAGCCACGGGTGAAATCGCCTCCAAGGACGGGGCCGCGGTGTGGCTGCTGGAGCGGCTTCCTGCCACACACCGCGCGGTGCTGGCCGACGCAAAGGCGGCTTACCTGGGCCAGAGTGCAGACCATCTCGCCAGCCGTCCTGCGGACGTGGCTGCCTGGATCCTGCATGTCAAGGCGGCTGTGACCCACGGGCCGCGGGCCGCGTCGTAG
- a CDS encoding secretin and TonB N-terminal domain-containing protein, producing the protein MHGACSHRPPLLWLAGLLAVGSVLSGCAGYQHYTEGKGHIEAGRRVAGVEELRQAMEASPSNAEYRKAYFEQRERALQDALHRMELALEAREFLLARAELVNAGALQPGDPRVQAGEDRIRAAERHAQALDRAEGAARAERLDEALQHTAQVLSENPQHRRAALLQRQWLRQQADRSGRDLGLYPKLKAAYRKPVSLSFVNAGMLQVFESLKLASGLNFMFDREVRTDQRVTLSVANKSVEDVLRLLLATNQLDRRVLDEDTVLVYPATPAKQREYQELVTRSFYVSNADITKSANLVRSIAKARDVFVDENLNLLVVRDSAEVVRLAEKLLANQDLAEPEVMLELEVLEVATNRLTELGLRWPDAISASVVGRAGTKGALTVPEIKHFNSDLVRLQLNDPVASAKLRAERGDSNLLANPRIRVRNRQTAKVLIGERVPVITTTNTANVGTSESVNYLDVGLKLDIEPSVSLDGDVAMKVALEVSNILETITRATGTQAYRLGTRNTSTNLRVRDGETQVLAGLIQRDERSSNNGLPIANDVPLLNKLFGQGSNSKTKTEIVLLITPHIVRNVNVPGPGQIEFLSGTEGATGAAPIQLRPAYQEPPPSARRDADERSERPRPAPVPSAAEPAKPPPAFTPPPIVPN; encoded by the coding sequence ATGCACGGCGCGTGCAGCCATCGCCCGCCGCTGCTCTGGCTTGCCGGGCTGCTTGCAGTGGGCAGCGTCCTGTCCGGCTGCGCCGGCTACCAGCACTACACCGAAGGCAAGGGCCACATCGAGGCGGGTCGCCGGGTGGCCGGCGTCGAGGAGCTGCGGCAGGCCATGGAGGCCAGTCCCTCCAACGCCGAGTACCGCAAGGCCTACTTCGAGCAGCGCGAGCGGGCGCTGCAGGATGCCCTGCATCGCATGGAACTGGCCCTCGAAGCGCGCGAATTCCTGCTGGCGCGGGCCGAGCTGGTCAATGCCGGCGCCCTGCAGCCGGGCGACCCGCGCGTGCAGGCCGGCGAAGACCGCATTCGAGCCGCGGAGCGCCATGCGCAGGCGCTTGATCGCGCCGAAGGAGCGGCCCGCGCCGAGCGCCTCGATGAAGCGCTGCAGCACACCGCCCAGGTGCTCAGCGAGAACCCCCAGCACCGCCGCGCCGCCCTGCTGCAGCGACAGTGGCTCCGGCAGCAGGCCGACCGCTCGGGCCGCGACCTGGGGCTCTACCCCAAGCTGAAGGCCGCCTACCGCAAGCCGGTCTCGCTCAGCTTCGTCAACGCCGGCATGCTGCAGGTCTTTGAGTCCCTGAAGCTTGCTTCAGGCCTGAACTTCATGTTCGACCGCGAGGTGCGCACCGACCAGCGGGTGACGCTCTCGGTGGCCAACAAATCGGTCGAGGACGTGCTGCGCCTGCTGTTGGCCACCAACCAGCTCGACCGCCGCGTGCTCGATGAGGACACGGTGCTGGTCTACCCCGCCACGCCGGCCAAGCAGCGCGAGTACCAGGAGCTGGTGACGCGCTCGTTCTATGTGTCCAATGCCGATATCACCAAGTCGGCCAACCTGGTGCGCTCCATCGCCAAGGCCCGCGATGTGTTCGTCGATGAAAACCTCAACCTGCTGGTGGTGCGCGACAGCGCCGAGGTGGTGCGGCTGGCCGAGAAACTGCTGGCCAACCAGGACCTGGCCGAACCCGAAGTGATGCTGGAGCTGGAGGTGCTGGAGGTCGCGACCAACCGCCTCACCGAGCTGGGCCTGCGATGGCCGGACGCCATTTCGGCCAGCGTCGTCGGCCGCGCCGGCACCAAGGGCGCGCTCACGGTGCCGGAGATCAAGCACTTCAACTCCGACCTGGTGCGCCTGCAGCTGAACGACCCGGTGGCCAGCGCCAAGCTGCGGGCCGAGCGCGGCGACTCCAACCTGCTGGCCAATCCCCGCATCCGGGTGCGCAACCGCCAGACCGCCAAGGTGCTGATCGGCGAGCGGGTGCCAGTCATCACCACCACCAACACCGCCAACGTCGGCACCTCCGAAAGCGTCAACTACCTGGACGTCGGCCTGAAGCTCGACATCGAGCCCAGCGTGTCCCTGGACGGCGACGTGGCGATGAAGGTGGCGCTGGAGGTGAGCAACATCCTGGAAACCATCACCCGCGCCACCGGCACCCAGGCCTACCGCCTGGGCACGCGCAACACCTCGACCAACCTGCGCGTGCGCGACGGCGAGACCCAGGTGCTGGCGGGCCTGATCCAGCGCGACGAGCGGTCGTCCAACAACGGGCTGCCGATTGCCAATGACGTGCCGCTGCTGAACAAGCTGTTCGGGCAAGGCAGTAATTCGAAGACCAAGACCGAGATCGTGCTGCTCATCACGCCGCACATCGTGCGCAACGTCAATGTGCCGGGCCCGGGGCAGATCGAGTTCCTCTCGGGCACCGAAGGAGCGACGGGCGCCGCTCCCATCCAGCTGCGCCCGGCCTACCAGGAGCCGCCGCCATCCGCACGCCGCGACGCGGACGAGCGCAGCGAGCGGCCGCGGCCGGCGCCTGTTCCCTCCGCAGCAGAGCCTGCGAAACCGCCGCCGGCGTTCACGCCACCGCCCATCGTGCCCAACTGA
- a CDS encoding type II secretion system protein, whose product MVNARRPSSRRGFTLIELLVVMAIIATLLALVGPKYFSSLKRSQETVLRTNLRITRDAIDKFRGDTGRYPASLQELVDQRYLRELPMDPVTERNDSWVLLGPPGTDSGTMAAPAVLYDLRSGAAGMAADGTSYGSW is encoded by the coding sequence ATGGTGAATGCACGACGACCGTCGTCCCGGCGGGGCTTCACCTTGATCGAACTGCTGGTGGTGATGGCGATCATCGCCACGCTGCTGGCGCTGGTGGGCCCCAAGTACTTCTCGTCCTTGAAGCGGTCGCAGGAGACGGTGCTGCGCACCAACCTGCGGATCACGCGCGATGCCATCGACAAGTTCCGCGGCGACACCGGGCGGTATCCTGCCTCGCTGCAGGAACTGGTGGACCAGCGCTACCTGCGCGAGTTGCCGATGGATCCAGTGACGGAGCGCAACGACAGCTGGGTGCTGCTCGGCCCGCCTGGAACGGACAGCGGCACGATGGCAGCCCCTGCCGTGCTGTACGACTTGCGCAGTGGTGCGGCCGGCATGGCGGCAGACGGGACCTCGTATGGCAGCTGGTGA
- a CDS encoding type II secretion system protein produces the protein MATTQVMRPTRGFSLVELLVVLAIMAVLATVAFPLAELAHKRQREEELRSALREIRTAIDAYKRAADEGRVPRSANGSGYPPSLAALVTGVEDARAGNGTKLYFLRRIPADPFWSGVEAAHGAAVAQRASTLLPQLAGAGTWGLRSYASEPEDPRPGNDVFDIYSLSSEVGLNGRPYRQW, from the coding sequence ATGGCAACCACCCAGGTCATGCGACCGACGCGCGGGTTCTCGCTGGTGGAGCTGCTCGTGGTGCTGGCCATCATGGCCGTCCTGGCCACGGTGGCGTTTCCGCTCGCGGAGCTGGCTCACAAGCGGCAGCGGGAGGAAGAACTGCGCTCCGCGCTGCGCGAGATCCGCACCGCCATCGATGCCTACAAACGGGCCGCAGACGAAGGCCGCGTGCCGCGCTCGGCCAACGGCAGCGGCTATCCGCCGAGCCTCGCCGCACTGGTCACCGGCGTGGAAGACGCTCGCGCTGGCAACGGCACCAAGCTGTACTTCCTGCGCCGCATTCCGGCCGATCCGTTCTGGAGCGGCGTGGAGGCCGCGCACGGCGCCGCCGTTGCCCAGCGCGCCAGCACCTTGTTGCCGCAGCTCGCCGGGGCCGGTACCTGGGGCCTGCGGTCCTACGCCAGCGAGCCGGAGGATCCACGGCCCGGCAACGACGTGTTCGACATCTATAGCCTGTCTTCGGAGGTCGGCCTCAACGGCCGGCCCTACCGACAATGGTGA
- a CDS encoding type II secretion system protein: MAAGEVGRRRTGLGRARPGGGRGFTYLAMLLAIAVLSTGLAAAGTLWSATADRQRAQELEWVGQQYVQAIASFYYSSPGNMRRFPPDLQALVRDPRFPFVRRHLRRIYLDPYSGDAQWGVVRAPDGGVMGVYSLRQSATAPGASAPRQFLFTPSTPGA; this comes from the coding sequence ATGGCAGCTGGTGAGGTCGGCCGCCGCCGGACCGGTTTGGGCCGGGCGCGTCCCGGCGGTGGTCGGGGCTTCACCTATCTGGCCATGCTGCTTGCCATTGCAGTGCTGTCCACCGGGCTCGCCGCGGCCGGAACATTGTGGTCCGCCACCGCGGACCGTCAACGCGCACAGGAGCTCGAATGGGTGGGACAGCAGTACGTGCAGGCGATCGCCTCCTTCTACTACTCGTCGCCTGGCAACATGAGGCGCTTCCCGCCAGACCTGCAGGCCCTGGTGCGTGACCCTCGCTTTCCGTTCGTGCGACGGCACTTGCGGAGGATCTACCTGGACCCCTACAGCGGCGACGCCCAGTGGGGCGTCGTGCGGGCACCAGACGGCGGGGTGATGGGCGTCTATTCGCTACGGCAATCGGCAACGGCGCCTGGGGCAAGCGCGCCGAGGCAGTTCCTGTTCACTCCCTCCACGCCGGGCGCCTGA